In the genome of Halapricum salinum, one region contains:
- a CDS encoding DUF2250 domain-containing protein produces MAHVVVATPAGYTYAVDSNAVSQYEPTMVSQAEIDRLRLEADTIMTRYQTVERALERARSESGEHWETGELPISLETPHGESIDVTLDLESSPADNAQVRYDRASELEAELERQQRIVGQLAPLPADPVAYLICYHLDAVEGNYPRSMAGHLDAERGQVEDLCEEMETAGVLERVESGTVKQRRVKAKQAEEVRQHHTYYRLSRQGDHLLRFLDDPEGKRNVLRHLPDGKTLVERLARGGPDYPRMTAEELEMGFEYVRHLYRALRQVGLVTEYEGSTIKASERKLKPKDETHRKHTYYVATDHGETALRELDE; encoded by the coding sequence ATGGCACACGTAGTCGTAGCGACGCCGGCGGGATATACGTACGCGGTGGATTCAAACGCCGTCAGCCAGTACGAGCCGACGATGGTCTCGCAGGCCGAGATCGACCGCCTCCGTCTGGAAGCGGACACGATCATGACTCGCTACCAGACGGTCGAACGAGCCCTGGAGCGCGCCCGCTCGGAGTCAGGTGAGCACTGGGAGACGGGCGAGCTGCCCATCTCGCTGGAGACGCCCCACGGCGAGTCGATCGACGTCACGCTCGATCTGGAATCCAGTCCCGCGGACAACGCCCAAGTCAGGTACGACCGAGCGAGCGAACTCGAAGCCGAACTCGAACGCCAGCAACGGATCGTCGGCCAACTCGCTCCTCTCCCAGCGGATCCGGTCGCCTACTTGATCTGCTACCATCTCGATGCCGTCGAAGGAAACTACCCGCGGTCGATGGCCGGCCACCTCGACGCCGAACGGGGGCAGGTCGAGGATCTGTGCGAGGAAATGGAGACGGCGGGCGTGCTCGAACGCGTCGAATCGGGGACGGTCAAGCAGCGCCGCGTGAAGGCAAAGCAGGCCGAAGAGGTTCGCCAGCACCACACCTACTACCGGCTCTCGCGGCAAGGCGACCACCTCCTGCGGTTTCTCGACGATCCGGAGGGGAAACGAAACGTCCTGCGACATCTCCCCGACGGGAAGACGCTCGTCGAGCGACTGGCTCGTGGCGGACCGGACTATCCGCGGATGACTGCCGAGGAACTGGAGATGGGCTTCGAGTACGTCCGCCACCTCTACCGGGCGCTCCGGCAGGTGGGGCTGGTCACCGAGTACGAGGGCAGCACGATCAAAGCCAGCGAGCGAAAATTGAAACCGAAAGACGAGACCCACCGCAAGCACACCTACTACGTCGCGACCGATCACGGGGAGACGGCACTGCGAGAACTGGATGAGTGA
- a CDS encoding heavy-metal-associated domain-containing protein: MSTTLTVEGMSCGGCEQTVVEALESVSGVTHAEADRETNSATVEGDADVDALVQAVVDSGYDASA; encoded by the coding sequence ATGTCCACGACACTGACCGTCGAAGGCATGAGCTGTGGCGGCTGCGAACAGACCGTCGTCGAGGCGCTCGAATCCGTATCGGGCGTCACACACGCCGAGGCCGACCGCGAAACCAACAGTGCGACCGTCGAAGGTGACGCGGACGTCGACGCGCTCGTGCAGGCGGTCGTCGATTCGGGCTACGACGCCAGCGCCTGA
- a CDS encoding DUF7126 family protein: MHVIVAGVDREEIGQAIESEGHDVAFVDVANRPALEEAGIHDATVFVLTEVEQATSISVAKDINPDLKVVVYASQSLPDFARGQADLVVDPDLIDAETVAEELDS; this comes from the coding sequence ATGCACGTGATCGTCGCGGGGGTGGACCGCGAAGAGATCGGCCAGGCCATCGAGTCGGAGGGCCACGACGTCGCGTTCGTCGACGTCGCCAACCGCCCAGCGCTCGAAGAGGCCGGCATCCACGACGCCACCGTCTTCGTCCTCACCGAAGTCGAACAGGCCACGTCGATCTCCGTCGCCAAAGATATCAACCCCGACCTGAAAGTCGTCGTCTACGCCAGTCAGTCGCTGCCGGACTTCGCCCGCGGGCAGGCCGATCTCGTCGTCGATCCCGATCTCATCGACGCCGAGACGGTCGCCGAAGAGCTCGACAGCTAG
- a CDS encoding DUF3592 domain-containing protein has protein sequence MVDPLALVGIPFLLVGGAVLQYGARLSIGLYRRSREAREVDAEIVETRIDEREDGDFEPTVRFRYDFDGETYESTFVTEGQDPPAGSRDVVESYLSNYSEGDRVRATLLTSMADQAVLERSTATWPYVVAVVSTLLGGVFTILGAGILVGGLFG, from the coding sequence ATGGTCGATCCGCTCGCGCTCGTCGGCATCCCGTTTTTGCTAGTCGGTGGGGCCGTCCTGCAGTACGGGGCTCGACTCTCTATCGGTCTCTACCGTCGGTCCCGGGAGGCACGCGAAGTCGACGCCGAGATCGTCGAGACCAGAATCGACGAACGTGAGGACGGTGACTTCGAACCGACTGTCCGCTTTCGGTACGACTTCGACGGCGAGACCTACGAGTCGACGTTCGTCACCGAGGGTCAGGACCCGCCCGCTGGCAGTCGCGATGTCGTCGAGTCGTATCTCTCGAACTACTCCGAGGGCGACCGGGTTCGGGCGACGCTGTTGACGAGCATGGCCGACCAGGCCGTCCTCGAACGCTCGACGGCCACCTGGCCGTACGTCGTCGCCGTCGTCTCGACGCTGCTTGGTGGTGTCTTCACCATCCTCGGGGCCGGGATTCTCGTGGGCGGACTGTTCGGGTAG
- a CDS encoding NADP-dependent oxidoreductase translates to MTDTNRVFTLAKRPEGKPNRDTFELVERDVPEPGPGEALVRTLYLSVDPYMRDRMRAGESYAEPWGVGDPLEGGVVGEVVADNGTEFEAGDVVAGNLRWADFSTAAGPDLQRVDPDLAPISTALGVLGMPGRTAYFGTREVAQPDAGDTFVVTGAAGAVGSVAGQVAKLQGARVVGFAGSAEKVSFLEDDLGFDAGINYKETDDYRAALAEAAPGGVDAYFDNVGGPITDAVFTQLNVDARVAVCGQISQYNAEELPTGPRKLGQLIQKRATVEGFLIQDFAPRFEQATRQLGRWVQNGDITYRETVTEGLENAPEGFLGLFEGENIGKQLVKVADREE, encoded by the coding sequence ATGACGGATACCAATCGTGTGTTCACGCTGGCGAAGCGCCCGGAAGGCAAACCGAACCGCGACACGTTCGAACTGGTCGAACGGGACGTCCCCGAGCCCGGACCTGGCGAGGCGCTCGTCCGGACGCTGTATCTCTCGGTCGATCCGTACATGCGCGACCGGATGCGCGCCGGGGAGTCCTACGCCGAGCCGTGGGGCGTCGGCGACCCGCTCGAAGGCGGCGTCGTCGGCGAAGTCGTCGCCGACAACGGTACCGAGTTCGAAGCCGGCGATGTCGTCGCCGGGAACCTCCGGTGGGCCGATTTCTCGACGGCCGCCGGCCCCGACCTCCAGCGGGTCGATCCCGACCTCGCGCCCATCTCGACCGCCCTGGGCGTCCTCGGGATGCCGGGTCGGACCGCATACTTCGGGACGCGCGAGGTCGCCCAACCCGACGCCGGCGACACCTTCGTCGTGACCGGCGCGGCCGGGGCGGTCGGCTCGGTCGCCGGCCAGGTCGCGAAACTCCAAGGCGCGCGCGTCGTCGGCTTCGCCGGCTCGGCGGAGAAAGTCTCCTTCCTCGAAGACGACCTCGGTTTCGACGCCGGGATCAACTACAAGGAGACCGACGACTACCGGGCGGCCCTCGCGGAGGCAGCGCCCGGTGGTGTCGACGCGTACTTCGACAACGTCGGCGGCCCGATCACCGACGCCGTCTTCACACAGCTCAACGTCGACGCCCGGGTCGCCGTCTGCGGGCAGATCTCCCAGTACAACGCCGAGGAACTGCCGACCGGACCGCGGAAACTCGGTCAGCTCATCCAGAAACGGGCGACTGTCGAGGGCTTCCTGATTCAGGACTTCGCCCCGCGGTTCGAGCAGGCGACCCGCCAGCTCGGCCGGTGGGTCCAGAACGGCGATATCACCTATCGCGAGACCGTCACCGAGGGTCTGGAGAACGCGCCCGAGGGGTTCCTCGGGCTGTTCGAGGGCGAGAACATCGGGAAACAACTGGTCAAAGTGGCTGACCGCGAGGAATAG
- a CDS encoding IS200/IS605 family transposase, with translation MKRTNTFAVRPLSNEGEKVLRDLLDASAALWNEVNYQRLMRYNDEDGFEGDVWDADTGRLEGTYKGVLGASTAQQVVGKNTEAWESFFTLKDQYHDESNTSVTKHPEPPGFRGNEDDGRVLKGVIRNDAYTVEWGARSRLEIVVGEQLRDRHTSPKSRLRLEIVGDPNWPDYEKQGRLDLWYDETDSTFRASQPVTITDARDTPLADETAALDIGANNFVACTTTTGEQYLYEGRELFQRFRETTREIARLQSKLREGRYSSKRIRRLYRKRTRRRDHAQEALCRDLLERLYEDGVHTVYIGGLTDVLETHWSVRVNEKTHNFWAFKQFTERLACTAEEYGISVEVRSEAWTSQECPQCGSTDRTTRHRDTLTCPCGFEGHADLTASETFLKRHTEQVVRPMARPVRFQWDDHQWSESPRSHRPNKQRTDPSTVHHNGNVASGES, from the coding sequence ATGAAGCGGACCAACACGTTTGCTGTGCGACCGCTCTCCAACGAAGGGGAGAAAGTGCTACGCGACTTGTTGGACGCTTCTGCCGCTCTCTGGAACGAAGTCAATTACCAGCGCCTCATGCGGTACAACGACGAAGACGGCTTCGAGGGCGACGTGTGGGACGCCGATACAGGCCGACTCGAAGGCACATACAAAGGCGTTCTTGGTGCGTCCACCGCCCAACAAGTAGTTGGGAAGAACACCGAAGCGTGGGAGTCGTTCTTCACGCTCAAAGATCAGTATCACGACGAGTCGAACACGTCGGTCACGAAACACCCGGAACCGCCGGGATTCCGTGGCAACGAAGACGACGGACGTGTTCTCAAAGGCGTCATTCGAAACGATGCGTACACTGTCGAATGGGGCGCTCGCTCCCGACTTGAGATCGTCGTCGGCGAACAACTCCGAGACAGGCACACCAGCCCGAAAAGCCGTCTCCGGCTGGAAATCGTTGGCGACCCGAACTGGCCCGACTACGAGAAACAGGGCCGGCTGGACCTGTGGTACGACGAGACTGACAGCACCTTCCGAGCTTCGCAACCCGTGACTATTACTGATGCACGGGACACTCCACTGGCCGACGAGACGGCCGCTCTGGACATTGGTGCGAACAATTTCGTCGCCTGTACCACCACGACCGGCGAGCAATATCTGTACGAGGGCCGCGAGTTGTTCCAGCGGTTCCGCGAGACGACGCGAGAAATCGCCCGGTTACAGTCGAAACTCCGTGAAGGCCGGTACAGTAGCAAGCGTATCCGGCGGCTGTACCGGAAGCGGACCCGTCGCCGCGACCACGCCCAAGAAGCCCTGTGTCGTGACCTGCTGGAACGACTCTACGAGGACGGCGTGCATACGGTGTATATCGGCGGACTGACTGACGTACTGGAGACGCACTGGTCGGTCAGGGTAAACGAGAAGACGCACAACTTCTGGGCGTTCAAGCAATTCACCGAACGACTGGCGTGTACCGCCGAGGAATACGGTATCTCCGTGGAGGTCCGATCAGAGGCGTGGACGAGCCAAGAGTGCCCGCAGTGCGGTTCGACAGACCGAACGACACGGCACCGAGACACGCTGACCTGTCCGTGTGGGTTCGAGGGGCACGCCGACCTTACAGCGTCAGAGACGTTCCTGAAGCGGCATACAGAACAGGTAGTCAGGCCGATGGCACGGCCCGTGCGGTTCCAGTGGGACGACCACCAATGGTCGGAGTCACCACGCTCTCACCGTCCCAACAAACAGCGCACAGACCCGAGTACCGTCCACCACAACGGGAATGTTGCCTCCGGGGAATCCTAG
- the guaA gene encoding glutamine-hydrolyzing GMP synthase, translated as MVDVDSFIEEKIEEISEEVGDANAVIGLSGGVDSSTAAALAYESIGTQLTAVYVDTGLMRKGETEEIRETFDYMESLRIVDAKDRFLDALEGEDDPEEKRHIIGEQFIREFEEVAREVDADYLVQGTIYPDRIESEGTIKSHHNVGGLPERIDFDGIVEPMRDLYKDEVREVARELDLEAVISERMPFPGPGLAVRIIGPVTEEKLEVAREANHVVEEELEEYEPWQALAAVIGKATGVKGDNRVHGWVVSVRSVESRDGMTARAQEIDWETLQRIQSRITGAHENVARVVYDVTHKPPATIEYE; from the coding sequence ATGGTCGACGTCGATTCCTTCATCGAGGAGAAGATCGAAGAGATCAGTGAGGAGGTCGGTGACGCGAACGCCGTCATCGGCCTTTCGGGCGGTGTGGACTCCTCGACCGCGGCCGCGCTGGCCTACGAGTCCATCGGCACGCAACTGACTGCGGTCTACGTCGACACCGGCCTGATGCGCAAAGGCGAGACCGAGGAGATCCGCGAGACTTTCGACTACATGGAGAGTCTGCGGATCGTCGACGCCAAGGATCGGTTCCTCGACGCCCTCGAAGGCGAGGACGACCCCGAGGAGAAACGACACATCATCGGCGAGCAGTTCATCCGGGAGTTCGAGGAGGTCGCCCGTGAAGTCGACGCCGATTACCTCGTCCAGGGGACCATCTACCCCGACCGCATCGAGAGCGAGGGGACGATCAAGTCCCACCACAACGTCGGCGGCCTGCCCGAGCGCATCGACTTCGACGGCATCGTCGAACCGATGCGCGACCTCTATAAGGACGAAGTACGGGAAGTCGCGCGCGAACTCGACCTCGAAGCGGTGATCTCCGAGCGGATGCCCTTCCCCGGGCCCGGGCTGGCAGTGCGGATCATCGGTCCCGTCACCGAGGAGAAGCTCGAAGTCGCCCGCGAGGCCAACCACGTCGTCGAGGAGGAACTGGAGGAGTACGAACCGTGGCAGGCCCTCGCGGCGGTCATCGGCAAGGCCACAGGCGTCAAGGGCGACAACCGCGTCCACGGCTGGGTCGTCTCCGTGCGCTCGGTGGAGTCCCGGGACGGCATGACTGCCCGCGCCCAGGAGATCGACTGGGAGACCCTCCAGCGCATCCAGAGCCGGATCACCGGCGCACACGAGAACGTCGCTCGCGTCGTCTACGACGTGACCCACAAGCCGCCCGCGACCATCGAGTACGAATGA
- a CDS encoding CTP synthase encodes MPTESETGYDPTLGNKFVFVTGGVMSGLGKGITAASTGRLLKNAGFDVTAVKIDPYLNVDAGTMNPFQHGEVYVLKDGGEVDLDLGNYERFLDEDMTFDHNVTTGKTYKHVIEKERAGDYLGKTVQIIPHITDDIKRRIREAAEGTDVCLVEVGGTVGDIEGMPYLEALRQFAHEQDENDILFTHVTLVPYSKNGEQKTKPTQHSVKELRSIGLQPDILVGRCEDKLDPDVKEKIALFCDVPTDAVFSNPDVDDIYHVPLMVEEEGLDEYVMEQLGLAERALPAEERDNRWRELVTQETTGEVDIALVGKYDLEDAYMSVNEALKHAGLEKGVDVNIRWVDSDKEDVTDSENLTEADGVVVPGGFGSRGTQGKIEAIRYAREHDVPFLGLCLGFQMAVVEVARNVLDYPEAHSAEMDEDTPDPVIDILPEQEHTDDMGGTMRLGAHQTDITPGTLAEDLYQSTVCTERHRHRYEVNPEYFEDFADTSMVFSGRAGRRMEILELEDHPYFIGTQFHPEFRSRPTRASPPFVGLLEAVLGERDRSAPETEVEA; translated from the coding sequence ATGCCCACGGAATCCGAAACGGGGTACGACCCCACACTCGGGAACAAGTTCGTTTTCGTCACCGGCGGGGTGATGTCCGGTCTCGGCAAGGGAATCACGGCCGCCAGCACCGGCCGTCTCCTCAAGAACGCCGGGTTCGACGTCACCGCGGTGAAGATCGACCCGTATCTGAACGTCGACGCCGGCACGATGAACCCCTTCCAGCACGGGGAAGTCTACGTCCTGAAAGACGGCGGCGAGGTCGACCTCGACCTGGGGAACTACGAGCGATTCCTCGACGAGGACATGACCTTCGACCACAACGTCACGACCGGCAAGACCTACAAACACGTCATCGAGAAGGAACGCGCGGGCGACTACCTCGGCAAGACGGTGCAGATCATCCCGCACATCACCGACGATATCAAGCGCCGGATTCGGGAAGCGGCCGAAGGCACCGACGTCTGTCTCGTCGAGGTCGGCGGCACGGTCGGCGACATCGAGGGGATGCCCTATCTCGAAGCACTGCGACAGTTCGCCCACGAGCAAGACGAGAACGATATTCTCTTTACCCACGTCACGCTCGTCCCCTACTCGAAAAACGGCGAGCAGAAGACCAAGCCCACTCAGCACAGTGTCAAGGAACTCCGCTCGATCGGTCTCCAGCCCGATATTCTGGTCGGGCGCTGTGAAGACAAACTCGACCCCGACGTCAAGGAGAAGATCGCGCTGTTCTGTGACGTCCCGACCGACGCCGTCTTTTCGAACCCCGACGTCGATGACATCTATCACGTCCCGCTGATGGTCGAGGAGGAAGGACTCGACGAGTACGTGATGGAGCAACTCGGCCTGGCCGAGCGCGCCCTCCCCGCCGAAGAACGGGACAACCGCTGGCGCGAACTCGTGACCCAGGAGACGACCGGTGAGGTCGACATCGCCCTCGTGGGCAAGTACGATCTCGAAGACGCCTACATGTCCGTCAACGAGGCGCTGAAACACGCCGGCCTGGAGAAGGGCGTCGACGTCAACATCCGCTGGGTCGACTCGGACAAAGAGGACGTCACCGACAGCGAGAATCTCACGGAAGCCGACGGCGTCGTCGTCCCCGGTGGCTTCGGCTCCCGGGGCACACAGGGAAAGATCGAAGCCATCCGCTACGCCCGCGAACACGACGTTCCCTTCCTGGGACTCTGTCTGGGCTTCCAGATGGCCGTCGTCGAGGTCGCCCGGAACGTCCTCGACTACCCCGAGGCTCATTCAGCGGAGATGGACGAAGACACGCCCGACCCCGTCATCGACATCTTGCCCGAGCAGGAACACACCGACGACATGGGCGGGACGATGCGCCTGGGCGCACATCAGACCGACATCACGCCCGGGACGCTAGCGGAAGACCTCTACCAGTCGACGGTCTGTACGGAACGCCATCGTCACCGCTACGAGGTCAACCCCGAGTACTTCGAGGACTTTGCCGACACCAGCATGGTCTTTTCCGGCCGCGCAGGTCGGCGGATGGAGATCCTCGAACTCGAAGACCACCCCTACTTCATCGGGACACAGTTCCACCCCGAGTTCCGCTCGCGACCCACGCGAGCCTCACCGCCCTTTGTCGGCCTGCTCGAAGCGGTGCTGGGAGAACGTGACCGGAGCGCACCCGAAACGGAGGTCGAAGCCTGA